DNA sequence from the Malus sylvestris chromosome 10, drMalSylv7.2, whole genome shotgun sequence genome:
AAGGGTCTTTCATAACATGGAGGATTGTACGTAGAATGTTTCTGTTTATTACGAACGAATGTAGCGTGCTAGAATTAGTCCAAGGTTTTTGGGGTATCTGATAagttttctagaagaagttttAGCATACAATTATACAAACATCCGCATTCGACAGTACTATCCTGTGCCACAGTACTCACTTACGAATGCAGATGTTCGCATGCAAGATTTTCTTTATTCATAGTATAAAACTAAGTAGCTAGTTAAGAAATATGTCTTTCGATTAATTAGCTAGTTATCGTTTTATCCGCAGTTGACTTGCATTCTTCAGCAGCTCAGCTGGCTCTGCGGGCTGTAATAATCCACACAACATGCTGAATATCCACCAACCATCAAACCAAACGAACACAAGTACAAGACAAAAAAACAAATGTGAAGTAGGAAATAAATGTAGAAAGTTATCAATTCAGTTTTTGGCGGATCTAATCGAGAAGTTTTTTGGTGTTACTGTCACAAATTTATGATTTAGGGTTGAGActaagctatatatatataacaaattatgtataatttatattgtttACTCATATTATAATGCGTGAACTAGTAACACTACGTAGAAGCATTTATATTTATACTCCATGTAGTCGTGGCAGTATCGAAACACATGCAATAGCCATCCTCATCACACCACAACATGACAACAACATTTCGGGTGGACCTCATCACAAACAAGAAACCTTTGATGAGATGACGGCTAAGTTGTTGTGTGACAGTAATGGTGGCGAACTCTGTGGGCCTGGAatcaagcatatatatatatagcaatcgaggatttctttcttttgatCTCTTCCTCTGTTAATGGCGTTTGTTTGTAGGCAAAATGATGAGCCATGTGAACAACCTATTCCATCAATGCAACGGGTCCCCTCCAAACAAACCTTGATTATGGTTAGACGTCGCTCGCATAGTTCTGATTAGAGGCGGATTTATTAAAGAACCATGATGGTTTGAGACCCATTGATAGTTggaaaaaacaagaagaaaaaaatgcacGAGAAGATCTTTGAGGACTCAAAATATAGTACGGAATTTAGGAGTGCTTACTAAGTGTTTGACAATGTTCTGCAGGGATCTATAGCCATATGTCGACAAGCTCACTTGAAAGTTGTCATAACCTTTCGACAAGCTCGCTCAGAAGCAGTCGACATATGTCAATAGATTCACTCAACAACTGTCAACATCTATTGACAAACTCACTAGAAAGTTGTCAGCATTTGTAGATAGGCACACAATGCAATTCAGTAAATGATTACATGTTCATCCCATGCCCTAAGACTCTTTAAAATTAAGTTTCTAAATCTGCCACTGATTTAGATAATAGATACTCAAATTTGATTTACGCAACGGTTAAAAAGCACCTAGTGTGACTCACATCAAATACACTAACACTCTTTAAAGTTAGAATCCTAGTCCCTACCAAGTTTAAATCATTAAATAATTAGGCTTAGTACGTACTAATGTCTTTGAGTTTCTAATGGATAGGGTAGGCTAGGCTAGGTTATAttctatttaattaaaaaaacaaatgcaagTTAGGATTCCTGAAAAACGAAGTCACAGCCTGTCATGAAGCACAAAATGTCGAAGGCTAGGCCTCCAATATCTTTACAAGGACATGAACACATGCTATAGAATGTATGGTGACTATAAAGGGGTCCATATTGCTTAAATTCTAGCTTTTGATGGTTTTACAACTTTACAGTTTAGGTGAACTATTCTCTATAGTCCCCCCAAATTTTACTATTTGGGCTTTGACAACTAATACAGAACAAGCGCACAAGACACAATcttcacatctctctctttaatttgtttcctttttatttttggtgttGGGGAATAAAAAATATAGATAATTTCACATGACGTTGTCTTTCCTAATAGTGATGGAATTAACTTTCATTAGAAGGAAGACAGTGGTCCTCAATTCATCCCTAAACTCTCTTGTGACTAGAGATACTACGTGACATGTATCTATTGGACAAACAATGCATTTTATGAaaggggtgtgttatccacacaccccttttgacttctcacacacctcttgttGATTTCTGTcccttgatcttcttcaattcatccaattcgacggccgaaaattaaaagggtgtgtgagaagtaaaaaatggtgtgtgaatatcacacccctttatgAAAACGGGTTAGAGTTAATATTCGAATCATACATTATTCTTTACAGAAAACAAGTCCTATTACTAGCAAGAATATAGAGTTCTTAGTGAGTAGAAGCTcttaattccttttttttttttgaacaaaagtaGAAGCTCTTCCTTGACCATTTCAGGTAGGTTTTCGATCGTTATCTTTATCTTCTAATGCTTCTATCAGTTACAAAAAGCTTGATATAGAGGTGATGGTAGTTCACTAAATCTTCTACTTAGCCGAACAAACGTGATTAAGGATTAGCTAATGGAATAGGGTTTATTATACTCGTTACAACTGTAGCAAGCTAACACTTTGCTGTGTGAGAAAAACCAACGCATAGTAGAGAGTGATCGCTCTGagagtgttggaatttattaggtttatttaggaaattaattagagatttgatttgattttgtagtagggtgtttttggcatttacgcattaggatttcttaggtttattgctctataaatagagcttgtaatttaatttgagaatcaagttagtcacaatgtagtctcttagggttttgtagccgttccggcattctcgtttgtttaataatattcttattattttgttagtcttattCGTTGCGCATTCTGATATTCAACTGAAATTTACTTATAACGAAGATGGCACTATAAGGGTATTCCAAATTAATCGAACAATTGAAGGTTGAAGATTTTAAATCGGATTGAGATACCGCCAAAGTAATGTTGCAGTAACAAGCTAATGCTCAAAAGTTCAAAACCTTATTATCTAGGGAAACCGAGAGCCACAAAGCTTAGTAGAGTCTGGTTGGGACCTGGCACCCTCAAAGAGTTCTGAATCGTCGAACATCACCATTCATCACTCACTGTCGTACGTTCTTTGATGCTGACGACTTGTTATGATGGTTAACAACTATATTTCCGTTTTCGTGTAAAGCTTTAAATCGCAATTCATTTGGCTTGAAGGTGAAACGATATTGTACTATGCCTGAATATCCAatctttagggtttagggttgaaaGCGAAACGATATatacgaaaaagaaaatacaatcaTGCGTCGATCACAATGGGGAAAaagcagaagaagaagggacACTGAGATTGTGCCACGTAATGTAGATGATGAAGTCAACAGCGGAAGGCGGCGTTGAAGTTGCCAGGagaaaaccctaaattgctCCCCTTAAAACGAATCGTTTGGTGGGaaaccaacaggatcctctccggatccttttggtgaggatcatggggattcgtgaatcgtgtccgttaatcgtacatcgtgcggtcagtttttatcaagtactgtttgtatttaattttaaataaaatttataaaataatttctaaccgcacgatgtacgatgaatggatATGATTGACGGATTttcgggatcctcacaaagaggatccgggtAGCTGGGATGATGACGTTTTGATTAAAAAGGGGGCAGAGGTGAAACCAGATAAATACATGAAGtaataatttcataaatcaacctatgcatcttgaatcTCGTTCTTGATTCTAGATTTCTAATCATCCTTTTTACTCACTTTGTCCCAAAGTGTTTGCTACGTTCCCAAACAAAACGCTTGGGGACGTAGCCTAGCCCGATTTATGGTTAACCTTGTCATATTTTGCTCtcgcttgattttgttgagtaaaAAATGCTCATGTTTAATGGTAGCCCGATTTAGGGTTAATCTCGTTATGTCTTTTTATGAGCTTTGCTTGATTTTAGTCTAGCAAACAATCGTCATTGACGAGTAATAATTGACGCGATATCCATTTTTGTTGGAACAAGAACAATGTTTATTGGATCAAGAATAATGAAGGGAAGTACTTTCGTAGACCCCCTGTTTATTTCTAACCGTCAAATTGAGTAATTAAATCCAACAAAAACAACCAACAAAATTAAGCAAGTGTGAACTTGTACTTCGACGACATATCCTTTGGCTACACCTCGGTGCAGAGAAATGTAGCAGCGGAATTTTCTTCAAGGCAAAAACATGGGGTGGATACCGTGGGTTGACAAATACCCAAATGTCTTGCACTTCGATGCAGAATTTTCTTCTACATCATCGTCCTTGTGCAAAAAGTCACTATTCTACTCAAACGCAAGAGAATACAACGATGCTGAACGAAATCTCGAAATATGATATTTCACACGCAAGGGGTAAATGAAACTCTATGCTTGAACAGAAACTCCGAGTTCCAGGAGTAGCGTGTGGCTGAGAGCGTTGGATGCTTGGCCGTGAAATTGAATGGGACCTGCAGCGGAAAGTTTTCAGATGAGTTCCGGAGAAATGTAGCCGCGATTAAAATGGAAATCACAATGTAGACTCATGGCTAAGAATAATCGCTGATAGTTTAGTTGGACTTAGATAACCCAGGGGAACCACGACAGGCGGAGAAAACCAGGACcgagaaaaggaaaaaactcATGAAGTTCATAGAATATTGGTATTCAAAACCCACCAGGACTGATGTAACGGTTGTTGATAGCCCAGTCGTTCCTCAGGGATGCAAATTTCTTGAATGGTGCACctgaaaattcaaaataaatcaaGATTTGAGTGCGATCGTTATAACATAATACTTGAATCATACTATGCCTAAAAACTAAAACATAAATACTCTCGGAGGAATCTTTACCTTCAAGTTCCACCATCGCCTTCTTGATGACAGGCTTGAACTTACCTGGAAAACAAATTCAACATTCAGAAAATCTCGAATAATTTAGAAGGAACCGGATCGCCAAGATACATCCAATACATCATATAAAAGATCCTAACTACTCTTTCCAAAGGAAAACTTTTGAAAAACACAGAAGCCCATTTATATAGTTTAAAAGAAGACTGCCATTATTTTTGGAGAGACGATGATCTGATGGCATGCCTAGGACCCAGGAAAAGAACCTACAACTGCACAATAACGATAACGAAAGATTTACTATACCATGTCTCCTTTCCACGTCCATTAATGAAGTCAATGCCGTTCCACCAACTGTCCATTCTTCCACAGGAGCATCCAAATTCCCAACCTGGATCCACATCATGAAAAATTACATGCATAAAAAGACTTAATAGACAGAAATAATGCAACTATGAGTCTATGACAATGGAAAATGGAACCAACAGCAACTAATACAAGCCTAAACAAGAAAGAATATAGTTTGGCAGACTGAATATTTGAGATATAGGATAGAGGTACAAACCGATGATATCAACCCAGTTTTTCCACTGTGAAGGAGAGCTCCAGCGGCATAACCCAATGCATAGCAGTAGGTAGAATCAAAGTTGGTTGGAAAACCACATCTTCCTTCATAACTACAAAAAAATATTGACAACAGGTGAACAAATTAGGGATGCAAACATTACGCAATATCTCCGATACACAACCACTAAACCTGTATCCAAAATAAAATGATCAATCCATGCAGCGAACGAATCAGTTACCCTCAAAAACCCAGTGCCCAACACATGGGATGCACTTGCATTTAATCATTGAAACCACATTTAGCCAAAGGATTATGTCATTAAGTTAAAAATTAAGTACCCGAAAAAGTGAGACTGTCCTTGGAACTGGCCATTATATGAACCTTCCTGCCTCCTCTTCTCCAAGTCTGTCTCAACCATTTGAATAAGCATCTTCTCTGTTTCTATTTTGGCAACCTAGTGGTAAAAATAAAGATTAGCATGCATGATGTGCCCAGAAAATCACCGAACAGATTTAAGTCAAATTGGAAATTGAAAAATCTACCTGAACATTTCCATGAGGATCTCTTTCAAGCATCAACTGCTCTTGGATTGCTTCAGGTAGGAAATCAAAAAGCTCTAGAGACTGGCTTGTAAGTTTCTTTTTCCACAGCCCATCTTCATCTACAACCTCATGGGCCAGAATTTCATTCAATTCAGCAATAAGTTGCTGCACCTGCAAATGGCAAGGTTACAAACATTACATGTTAGTCAAAGCAGTTATTTGAGTGTGCATCTATGTGTGAAACAGTAGcacacttgctttccaagtaaACAAAGGACTATGAAGAAACAAGGGTTTAAAGATATTATATTAAAGATCAAGAATAATACCTCGGGAATGAAATCAATTAGACCTTCAGGGATAAGTATGACACCATAGTTATAACCAAGGTCAGCACGCTTCAGGATTACATTCACGATGTGGTCAGTGACATTTTTCAGTGTCAGCTTCTTTGCAGCAACCTGAAGAAAGATACAAGTCAGATGTATTCAGCAAAAGCAATTGGATATCTTTCGGTGGCACCAATAGATTACTTTGCACCATATAGTTAAAGGTCTTTACTTTCCACATGCATACGTAATGGACATCAGAAAGTAAGTGTCAATCAAGTTGTGAGAGAGACACCAATGCTTATTGTGTTAATGTTCCCACAACACCAATTTAATTAATAACAAAACGATATAGGCAAAttgaatatgaaaaaaaatataataaaagtaCCTCTTCTCCAATAATTGTAATGTTTGGATGAGTTTGCAAAGCACATTCTAATGTAATGTGTGAAGCTGCACGTCCCATAAGTCGTACAACTGCAGACAGATACACATACACCCAATTATATTGTATACTGAAAACATAAGCTTGAAACATTACAGAAATGTCATTTACTTACAATGATAATATTTTCCGGTTGACCGGGCATCTGTCATGACATTGCCAATCATTTCTGCATATATCTGCATAAAGTTTTTAACAGCCTATTACAATTACGCTGGAACAGTGAATTTTAGCTAAATGTATCAAATAAGGTGTCTAAATGCTCATTGAACTCCTGCGATTAGGAAGAATTTACATCTGATATTTTAGGTATAGGAATTAAGGGGGCTTTCATGTTTGTGATAGGAAAgatgaaaatatataacaatACAACATGGAGGTGTACAATTTGAGTTATCAATATTATTAAtggtgaaaaaaagaaaaaaagttcaaAGTTATAGTCACCACCTTGCAAGCAGTGTCAAATCCGAAACTTATGGGGACCTCTTTGCATTTCAGGTCACCGTCAATGGTTTTGGGGCAACCTATCACACGAGTTTTCAAGTT
Encoded proteins:
- the LOC126586530 gene encoding pyrophosphate--fructose 6-phosphate 1-phosphotransferase subunit beta; amino-acid sequence: MAPASLVANGGAAAAVEAVPAPVTGRVASVYSEVQASRIDHALPLPSVLKKPFKVVEGPASSAAGNPEEIAKLFPNVFGQPSALLAPSDSVSGLPEQKLKIGVVLSGGQAPGGHNVISGIFDYLQDRAKGSTMYGFKGGPAGIMKNKYIELTPEYIYPYRNQGGFDMICSGRDKIETPEQFKQAQETAVKLDLDGLVVIGGDDSNTNACLLAENFRGKNLKTRVIGCPKTIDGDLKCKEVPISFGFDTACKIYAEMIGNVMTDARSTGKYYHFVRLMGRAASHITLECALQTHPNITIIGEEVAAKKLTLKNVTDHIVNVILKRADLGYNYGVILIPEGLIDFIPEVQQLIAELNEILAHEVVDEDGLWKKKLTSQSLELFDFLPEAIQEQLMLERDPHGNVQVAKIETEKMLIQMVETDLEKRRQEGSYNGQFQGQSHFFGYEGRCGFPTNFDSTYCYALGYAAGALLHSGKTGLISSVGNLDAPVEEWTVGGTALTSLMDVERRHGKFKPVIKKAMVELEGAPFKKFASLRNDWAINNRYISPGPIQFHGQASNALSHTLLLELGVSVQA